In one window of Catalinimonas alkaloidigena DNA:
- a CDS encoding xanthine dehydrogenase family protein molybdopterin-binding subunit → MMSQVDIGDPLSRIEGRQKVMGQAKYAAEYNPSGVTFGVMVTSTIARGRIRSLDTKAAERAPGVLAVITHLNSPKVPGYATTESSRVEGHEFRVFYDDQIYHNLQPVALAIADTLERATYAASLVKVAYEKAPHNTSLQDNLAKSQQPPEPDEPDEEENTLRGKADAYRTAPVSIEAEYHTPLQVHNPMEPHATTAFWEGPDKVMVYNKTQSVKISQGEICRLFGLKTENVHCHSPFVGGAFGSSSRLWPQEMAALLGAKKVGRPVKVALRRDQVFNMVGYRSDSVQKLGLGATPDGKLVGITHDAWGMTSRYERFTERIVEPTKRMYACPNLNTRYRLVPLDMSTPCWTRGPGETSGGFALESAMDELAYALKMDPVQLRLVNYAEKDPDSGLPWSSKFLRECITQGAERFEWSRRMPDPRSMHHGAWLMGLGMSTGIYHAGRSGATARATLLPDGLVLVQTSVADTGPGSATVMAQIAADTLDLDFEKIRFEWGDSSLPTAPGQFGSHTTASVGSAIYDVCTALKQKIRELSSSNEGLARLDTTTFLRQHGLPKLEVTKESKGGPEAEKYSSMSFCANFVEVHVHPLTGMVKVSRVVSAVDVGKVMNRKTAENQVYGTAVWGIGMALMEDARMDHRFGRHTNHDLADYHVAVHADVPAVEVILMDRPDPILNPIGAKGMGEIGLIGFAAAVANAVYHATGKRIRQLPITPDKLV, encoded by the coding sequence ATGATGAGTCAAGTTGACATCGGCGATCCGCTAAGTCGCATCGAAGGACGCCAGAAAGTAATGGGGCAGGCCAAGTACGCCGCCGAGTACAATCCGTCTGGCGTGACGTTCGGTGTGATGGTGACCAGTACCATCGCGCGAGGACGCATCCGCTCGCTCGACACCAAAGCCGCCGAACGGGCGCCCGGTGTGCTGGCCGTCATCACCCACCTCAACTCTCCGAAGGTGCCGGGCTACGCCACTACGGAAAGCTCGCGGGTGGAGGGGCATGAGTTTCGGGTCTTCTACGACGACCAGATCTACCACAACCTGCAACCCGTCGCGCTGGCCATTGCCGACACACTAGAGCGGGCTACGTACGCCGCCTCACTCGTGAAGGTGGCCTACGAAAAAGCGCCGCACAACACGAGCCTGCAAGACAACCTGGCGAAGAGTCAGCAACCACCCGAGCCGGACGAACCCGACGAGGAAGAAAATACCCTGCGGGGGAAAGCCGACGCCTACCGGACCGCGCCGGTCTCCATCGAGGCGGAATACCACACCCCGCTGCAGGTGCACAATCCGATGGAGCCGCACGCCACCACCGCTTTCTGGGAGGGTCCTGACAAGGTGATGGTTTACAACAAGACGCAATCGGTCAAGATTTCGCAGGGCGAGATTTGCCGCCTGTTTGGCCTGAAAACCGAGAACGTCCACTGTCACTCGCCGTTTGTGGGCGGGGCGTTCGGCAGTTCGTCACGGTTGTGGCCGCAGGAAATGGCGGCACTGCTCGGAGCAAAGAAAGTGGGGCGGCCGGTCAAGGTGGCGCTCCGGCGCGATCAGGTCTTCAACATGGTCGGCTACCGGTCCGATTCGGTGCAGAAATTGGGCCTCGGCGCGACGCCCGACGGCAAACTGGTTGGCATCACCCACGACGCCTGGGGCATGACTTCCCGCTACGAGCGGTTTACGGAGCGCATCGTCGAACCGACCAAACGGATGTACGCCTGCCCTAACCTCAACACCCGTTACCGGCTGGTACCGCTCGACATGAGCACGCCCTGCTGGACGCGCGGACCCGGCGAGACGAGCGGCGGTTTTGCGCTGGAGTCGGCGATGGACGAATTGGCCTACGCGCTGAAAATGGACCCGGTGCAGTTGCGGCTGGTCAACTACGCAGAGAAAGACCCCGACAGCGGGCTGCCCTGGTCCAGCAAATTCCTGCGCGAGTGCATCACGCAGGGAGCCGAGCGTTTCGAGTGGAGCCGCCGCATGCCTGACCCGCGTTCCATGCACCACGGCGCGTGGCTGATGGGTCTGGGCATGAGCACCGGCATCTACCACGCCGGGCGTTCGGGCGCGACGGCCCGCGCCACCCTCCTGCCCGACGGCCTCGTGCTGGTACAGACTTCGGTAGCCGACACGGGTCCCGGTTCCGCCACCGTCATGGCGCAGATTGCTGCTGATACGCTGGACCTAGATTTCGAAAAGATTCGGTTCGAATGGGGCGATTCGTCGCTGCCCACTGCGCCTGGGCAATTCGGCTCGCACACGACCGCCTCGGTCGGATCGGCGATCTACGACGTCTGCACCGCCCTGAAACAAAAAATCCGGGAGCTCTCATCTTCCAATGAAGGCCTGGCGCGTCTGGACACGACGACATTCCTGCGCCAACACGGCCTGCCCAAACTGGAGGTCACGAAAGAATCGAAAGGCGGTCCCGAAGCCGAAAAGTATTCCAGCATGTCGTTCTGCGCCAACTTCGTGGAGGTGCATGTCCATCCACTCACCGGCATGGTGAAGGTCAGTCGTGTCGTCTCGGCGGTCGACGTAGGCAAAGTGATGAACCGGAAAACGGCGGAAAACCAGGTGTACGGCACGGCAGTCTGGGGCATCGGTATGGCGCTGATGGAAGACGCCCGCATGGACCATCGCTTCGGACGCCACACCAACCACGACCTGGCCGATTACCACGTAGCGGTCCACGCCGACGTCCCGGCGGTAGAAGTGATTCTGATGGACCGGCCCGATCCGATTCTGAACCCCATCGGTGCGAAAGGCATGGGCGAAATCGGGCTGATCGGCTTTGCGGCGGCGGTGGCCAACGCGGTTTACCACGCCACCGGCAAACGCATCCGTCAGTTGCCCATCACGCCCGACAAGTTGGTATGA
- a CDS encoding M56 family metallopeptidase, with translation MRDFLLYLSEAALCLAAFALLYRLSLHRLTTFQANRIYLLSAVVLSLSIPLMPWPMRGSDAVMLPSRDVFLPLVNALPIQELPEVGEAKAVLSTDVTATPHTASPVDWGRIALFTVLGLYLLGAVAKLVALGRNLGHLYRLLRRNLVVREGAYRMVYLTQEGPAFSFLRWIVLSRTQQQLPEAERAQVIRHEAVHLAQGHTWDLLFFELAGVAFWFHPALYYLKRELRSVHEYIADAEVGRRDPRTYSHLLLKLAQASRAHASTPLVTSFAALPLKKRIRKLTQAPSSIWQQSKFALALPLVGGLLWGCALTNEVIPVATLTSSSVEPRARIGTITWTGNTWYDDATLTQVLGVQEGDPYDKAEIQKRLWFNPGGQDVASFYKKGEYVFFRVEEEVTERENHTVDLTFHLEEDQPLKIRDIGYGFSRTDSEVSSGVSVDALTDVLLEVENKIPTQMGDWFDRTKLMETQHIMEALELFDPERVEIVLKPVQAVEEGDEGNYVSVDISMAPKGLPWVTVRYNGEVVKMNEALLLDAVGTLSVEVNDPTGVLPDGEPIKAAIMLIHDRQKVEELRFDDYREVENYDLSGLWKKAQPGDRLFVGVNEVDFFFAELH, from the coding sequence ATGCGTGATTTTCTCCTCTACCTCAGCGAAGCGGCGCTCTGCCTGGCCGCATTTGCCTTGCTGTATCGGCTGTCACTGCATCGGCTTACGACATTTCAGGCCAACCGGATCTACCTGTTGAGCGCTGTGGTGCTGAGCCTGAGCATACCGCTGATGCCCTGGCCCATGCGTGGGTCCGACGCGGTGATGCTCCCCTCGCGGGACGTTTTCCTGCCGTTGGTGAACGCGCTGCCCATCCAGGAGCTGCCGGAGGTAGGGGAGGCGAAGGCGGTACTGTCGACAGACGTAACGGCAACTCCTCACACTGCTTCTCCCGTCGATTGGGGGCGCATTGCGTTATTTACGGTCTTGGGGCTCTACCTGTTGGGTGCAGTTGCCAAACTGGTGGCGTTGGGCCGAAACCTGGGACATCTCTACCGGTTGTTGCGTCGCAACCTCGTCGTTCGGGAAGGGGCCTACCGGATGGTGTACCTGACGCAGGAGGGACCCGCTTTTTCGTTTTTGCGCTGGATCGTACTGAGCCGCACGCAACAACAACTGCCGGAAGCCGAGCGAGCGCAGGTGATCCGACACGAGGCCGTGCACCTGGCGCAGGGTCATACATGGGATCTGCTGTTTTTCGAACTGGCAGGTGTCGCATTCTGGTTCCACCCTGCCCTCTACTACCTCAAACGCGAACTCCGCTCCGTCCACGAGTACATCGCCGATGCGGAGGTAGGGCGTCGCGATCCGCGCACGTACAGTCATCTGCTGCTCAAACTGGCTCAGGCATCACGCGCTCATGCGTCTACTCCGCTGGTGACCAGCTTTGCGGCTTTGCCACTCAAAAAGCGCATTCGAAAGCTTACCCAAGCTCCTTCTTCCATCTGGCAACAGAGCAAATTTGCGTTGGCCTTGCCGCTGGTCGGCGGTCTCCTCTGGGGGTGCGCCCTGACGAACGAGGTAATCCCGGTAGCCACGTTAACCAGTTCTTCCGTCGAACCCCGCGCGCGCATCGGCACCATCACCTGGACCGGCAATACATGGTACGACGACGCGACGCTTACACAGGTGCTGGGCGTCCAGGAAGGCGATCCGTACGACAAAGCCGAAATCCAAAAGCGTCTCTGGTTTAACCCCGGCGGGCAGGATGTCGCCTCCTTCTACAAAAAAGGTGAGTATGTGTTTTTCAGAGTGGAAGAAGAAGTGACGGAGAGGGAAAACCATACGGTCGATCTTACTTTCCACCTGGAGGAGGACCAACCCTTGAAGATCCGGGACATAGGGTATGGCTTTAGTAGGACTGATTCCGAGGTGTCTTCTGGTGTTTCTGTCGATGCATTGACGGATGTATTGCTTGAGGTCGAGAATAAAATCCCCACGCAGATGGGCGATTGGTTTGACCGGACGAAGCTGATGGAGACACAACATATCATGGAGGCATTAGAGCTTTTTGACCCGGAGCGCGTCGAGATCGTACTGAAGCCTGTTCAGGCTGTGGAAGAAGGAGATGAAGGCAACTACGTAAGTGTGGATATTTCGATGGCACCCAAGGGGCTACCTTGGGTCACGGTTCGGTACAACGGCGAAGTGGTGAAAATGAACGAAGCACTACTTTTAGATGCCGTCGGCACCTTGTCGGTCGAAGTCAATGATCCCACCGGTGTACTTCCTGACGGAGAGCCTATCAAGGCGGCAATCATGTTAATACATGACAGACAAAAAGTAGAGGAACTGAGGTTCGACGATTACCGGGAAGTAGAAAACTATGATCTATCGGGTCTATGGAAAAAGGCCCAGCCGGGAGATCGGCTTTTTGTCGGGGTCAATGAGGTCGATTTTTTCTTTGCGGAGCTTCACTAA
- a CDS encoding FAD binding domain-containing protein, with the protein MNPFQYVRPAQPQAALDAIAKAPTARFIAGGTNLLDLMKHDILTPERLVDITRLPLREIHSSKGGLRIGALASNRQVAEDPQVVKHYPLLSQALLAGASAQLRNMATVGGNLMQRTRCPYFYDTAFPCNKRAPGSGCGAREGLNRTHAIFGWSEQCIAVHPSDMCVALAALDATVVVVGPKGERRIPFGDFHRLPGDHPDVDTTLQSNELITAVDLPESAFAEHAHYLKVRERSSYAFALVSVAAALSLDGDTIQDARLALGGVAHKPWRLNAAEQSLRGKPISEATFRQAADVAMQGAKAFEHNAYKMKMTPQSIVQALKTAAGLA; encoded by the coding sequence ATGAATCCATTCCAATACGTCCGCCCCGCGCAGCCACAGGCCGCGCTGGACGCCATCGCCAAAGCGCCTACCGCCCGGTTCATCGCCGGCGGCACCAACCTGCTGGACCTGATGAAGCACGACATCCTGACGCCGGAACGGCTGGTGGACATTACGCGCCTTCCCCTGCGGGAAATCCACTCCTCGAAAGGCGGGCTGCGCATTGGAGCGCTGGCCTCGAACCGACAAGTAGCGGAAGACCCTCAGGTCGTCAAGCACTATCCACTCCTGTCGCAGGCGCTGCTGGCGGGAGCATCGGCGCAGCTGCGCAACATGGCGACGGTGGGCGGCAACCTGATGCAACGCACGCGGTGCCCTTACTTTTACGATACGGCGTTTCCCTGCAACAAACGTGCGCCCGGCTCGGGCTGCGGTGCGCGCGAAGGACTCAACCGGACACACGCCATTTTCGGATGGAGCGAGCAATGCATCGCCGTCCATCCATCCGACATGTGCGTGGCGCTGGCGGCGCTGGACGCGACGGTGGTGGTGGTGGGGCCGAAGGGCGAACGCCGGATTCCCTTTGGGGACTTTCACCGCCTGCCGGGCGACCATCCCGACGTCGACACCACCCTGCAATCCAACGAGTTAATCACCGCGGTCGATCTGCCGGAAAGCGCCTTTGCCGAGCATGCCCATTACCTGAAAGTCCGCGAACGTTCGTCGTATGCCTTCGCGCTCGTGTCGGTGGCGGCAGCGCTGTCGCTGGACGGCGATACCATCCAGGACGCACGGCTGGCGCTGGGCGGCGTGGCACACAAGCCGTGGCGACTGAACGCGGCGGAGCAAAGTCTGCGTGGCAAGCCTATCTCAGAAGCGACCTTTCGACAGGCCGCCGACGTCGCCATGCAGGGCGCCAAAGCCTTCGAGCACAACGCCTACAAGATGAAAATGACGCCTCAGTCCATTGTCCAGGCCCTGAAAACTGCCGCGGGCCTCGCCTAA
- a CDS encoding DUF1223 domain-containing protein, translating to MKRWKFGLGSVLVALVATAFVLWRPHASVESNASAPAFALIELFTSEGCSSCPAADRLVARVQEEMAGRPVYFLGYHVDYWNRLGWKDVYSDPAYTQRQRQYTRWLGGSNMYTPQIVVNGQQEFVGSNEAALRSAIRESQQQPASAALDVTAYLTNPRELQLKYRVKTEVISPALWLAFVQREAVSHVGKGENRGKTLTHVTVVRQLSSLPVQATETQVALPTDFSSKAWELLTFLQDATDGKILAVQPVKLEEEEPQK from the coding sequence ATGAAACGCTGGAAATTCGGATTGGGTAGTGTACTCGTGGCGCTGGTTGCGACGGCGTTTGTGCTATGGCGGCCGCATGCGTCCGTCGAGTCTAATGCGTCCGCTCCGGCCTTTGCCTTAATAGAGCTGTTCACTTCGGAGGGGTGTTCGAGCTGTCCGGCGGCCGACCGGCTGGTCGCTCGTGTGCAGGAAGAGATGGCGGGGCGGCCCGTTTACTTCCTCGGCTACCACGTCGACTACTGGAACCGGTTGGGGTGGAAGGATGTGTACAGCGATCCGGCCTACACACAACGGCAGCGGCAGTACACCCGTTGGTTAGGAGGTTCGAATATGTACACGCCGCAGATCGTGGTGAACGGTCAACAGGAATTTGTCGGTTCCAACGAAGCAGCCCTCCGTTCCGCCATTCGGGAAAGTCAACAACAACCCGCCTCGGCCGCGCTGGACGTGACCGCGTACCTGACGAATCCCCGCGAGCTACAACTCAAGTACCGAGTCAAAACCGAGGTAATTTCACCGGCCTTGTGGCTGGCCTTCGTTCAGCGGGAGGCGGTCAGCCACGTCGGGAAAGGCGAAAACCGGGGCAAAACCCTGACGCATGTCACCGTGGTCCGGCAACTTTCTTCACTTCCCGTCCAAGCGACCGAAACGCAGGTCGCGCTCCCTACTGATTTCTCATCCAAAGCATGGGAACTTCTCACGTTTTTGCAGGACGCGACCGATGGTAAAATTCTGGCCGTGCAACCGGTAAAACTGGAGGAGGAGGAGCCGCAGAAATAA
- a CDS encoding cytochrome b/b6 domain-containing protein, producing the protein MKKRIHEKHPLAIRWFHWLNFPILLVMIWSGLMIYWAYDVYRIGWGDTTILKFFPDSFWEALNMRYRLAEGMGMHFVFMWLFVLNGVLYVAYTLLSGEWRHLVPNRHSFREAWLVVLHDLGIRKTEPPVRKYNGAQKIAYTAVVVMGIGSVLTGIAIYKPLQFWWLRDLFGGYASARLIHFALTMGYVLFFVIHVAQVIRAGWNNFRGMVAGFEVQEEHETVNEVNEV; encoded by the coding sequence TTGAAAAAACGCATTCACGAGAAGCACCCGCTGGCGATCCGCTGGTTCCACTGGCTGAACTTCCCCATTCTGTTGGTGATGATCTGGAGCGGGCTGATGATTTACTGGGCCTACGACGTCTACCGCATCGGCTGGGGCGACACGACGATTCTCAAATTTTTCCCCGATTCGTTCTGGGAGGCGCTGAACATGCGCTACCGCCTTGCCGAGGGCATGGGCATGCACTTCGTCTTCATGTGGCTGTTCGTCCTCAACGGCGTGTTGTACGTAGCGTACACTTTGCTCTCTGGCGAGTGGCGTCACCTGGTGCCCAACCGCCATTCGTTTCGGGAGGCGTGGCTGGTGGTGCTGCACGACCTGGGCATCCGCAAAACCGAACCGCCGGTCCGGAAATACAACGGGGCGCAGAAAATCGCCTACACGGCCGTGGTGGTGATGGGCATCGGGTCGGTGCTGACTGGCATCGCCATCTACAAACCCCTCCAGTTCTGGTGGTTGCGCGACCTATTCGGCGGCTATGCCTCGGCCCGGCTGATCCACTTTGCGCTGACGATGGGCTACGTCCTCTTTTTTGTGATTCACGTGGCGCAGGTGATCCGCGCCGGGTGGAATAATTTTCGGGGGATGGTGGCAGGGTTTGAGGTACAGGAAGAGCACGAAACGGTTAACGAAGTCAACGAAGTATGA
- a CDS encoding BlaI/MecI/CopY family transcriptional regulator encodes MEPLTKTEEPIMQILWDLKKGFVKDVIERLPDPKPPYNTVSSLIRLLEKKGFVGHKAYGKTHEYFPTISKAAYRRFTFRQFMTQYFQGSPRDVVSFLVEEEALTPEEVQEIRQLIDQKTSNPDA; translated from the coding sequence ATGGAACCCCTGACGAAAACAGAAGAGCCCATCATGCAGATCCTCTGGGACCTCAAGAAAGGCTTCGTCAAAGACGTAATCGAGCGGCTGCCCGATCCGAAGCCGCCGTACAACACCGTCTCGTCGCTGATTCGGTTGCTGGAGAAAAAAGGGTTTGTCGGCCACAAGGCGTACGGCAAAACCCACGAGTATTTTCCCACGATCTCCAAAGCTGCGTACCGACGCTTTACGTTCCGGCAGTTCATGACGCAGTATTTCCAGGGGTCACCCCGCGACGTGGTATCGTTCCTGGTGGAAGAAGAAGCGCTGACGCCCGAAGAGGTACAGGAAATCCGACAGTTGATCGACCAAAAAACTTCCAATCCCGATGCGTGA
- a CDS encoding nuclear transport factor 2 family protein translates to MKNLLALLLIVVLASCSAQSQNNEEAALEDAVEQLRTAMVDANQAQLETLASDELTYGHSSGRVENKSEFVSALVNGSSDFVSMELEDQTVMVSGDTGIVRHILSGETNDNGKPGNVRIGVMLVWQKQGSDWKLLARQAYKL, encoded by the coding sequence ATGAAAAACCTACTCGCGCTTCTGCTGATCGTTGTACTGGCCAGCTGTTCTGCCCAATCGCAAAACAACGAAGAAGCTGCCCTGGAAGATGCCGTCGAACAACTCCGCACCGCCATGGTCGATGCCAATCAGGCGCAACTGGAAACTCTCGCCTCGGACGAATTGACCTATGGCCATTCCAGCGGGCGGGTCGAAAATAAATCGGAGTTTGTGTCGGCACTCGTCAACGGCTCGTCCGATTTCGTGTCGATGGAACTGGAAGACCAGACCGTCATGGTATCGGGCGATACGGGCATCGTGCGCCACATTCTGTCGGGCGAAACCAACGACAACGGCAAACCGGGCAACGTGCGGATCGGCGTGATGCTCGTCTGGCAAAAACAGGGCAGCGACTGGAAACTGCTGGCGCGGCAGGCGTATAAATTGTAG
- a CDS encoding molybdopterin-dependent oxidoreductase has product MNTQETKPTSAEDATERTIKRRTFLSFTVFTLASAGGVGLWSWFRDLPKTAARRDALTRGVLEFNEKVNNVFFSDAHLAKTFPVERAAAKPRVNGGLGVDKNYDFGSWQLNVEQPGGTSQTLQVGDLQPLPRTELVYDFKCIEGWDQIVHYGGVRFSDFVRHFNLGTRSGQPITEENPDDWYRYVGLETPDNEYYVGIDMQSMLHPQTILCFELNGKELPPDHGAPLRLIIPTKYGIKSLKRIGRLFFADERPRDYWYERGYDYDSAL; this is encoded by the coding sequence ATGAACACGCAGGAGACCAAACCGACCTCGGCGGAGGATGCCACCGAGCGGACGATCAAGCGGCGCACGTTTCTGTCATTCACGGTCTTTACCCTGGCCAGCGCCGGGGGCGTCGGGCTGTGGAGCTGGTTCCGCGATTTGCCGAAAACGGCGGCCCGGCGCGATGCGCTGACACGCGGCGTGCTGGAATTCAATGAAAAGGTCAACAACGTCTTTTTCAGTGACGCGCACCTGGCGAAGACTTTTCCGGTGGAGCGGGCCGCCGCCAAGCCCCGCGTCAACGGTGGACTGGGTGTCGACAAAAACTACGACTTTGGGAGCTGGCAACTCAACGTGGAACAACCCGGTGGAACGTCGCAGACCCTACAGGTGGGCGACCTGCAACCGCTGCCCCGCACCGAACTGGTCTACGATTTCAAGTGCATCGAGGGGTGGGACCAGATCGTCCACTACGGCGGCGTGCGCTTCTCCGATTTTGTGCGGCACTTCAACCTCGGCACCCGCTCGGGCCAGCCCATCACGGAAGAGAACCCGGACGACTGGTACCGCTACGTCGGACTGGAAACGCCGGACAACGAATACTATGTGGGCATCGACATGCAGAGCATGCTGCATCCGCAGACGATCCTCTGTTTCGAGTTGAATGGCAAGGAACTGCCACCCGACCACGGTGCGCCACTGCGGCTGATCATCCCGACGAAGTACGGCATCAAAAGCCTGAAACGGATCGGTCGCCTCTTCTTTGCCGACGAGCGCCCCCGCGACTACTGGTACGAGCGCGGCTACGACTACGACTCGGCGCTGTAA
- a CDS encoding (2Fe-2S)-binding protein gives MADDNELPGARSDGAAPAPASESRRWFLKQSSAAMALAFTPPTVLQAAQLDEKVAAAFEQVPVTLSINGQTRKLSIEPRVTLLDLLREQLDLTGTKKGCDYGQCGACTVHIDGERVNACLSLAVMQEGKKITTIEGLAQGDALHPMQAAFLKHDGYQCGYCTPGQIMSAVACLQEGHANSEEEVREYMSGNLCRCGAYPNIVKAIMDVKNGEK, from the coding sequence ATGGCAGATGACAACGAGTTACCCGGAGCGCGGTCCGACGGTGCCGCTCCAGCCCCCGCAAGTGAAAGCCGACGCTGGTTCCTGAAACAATCGTCGGCGGCGATGGCGCTGGCGTTCACCCCGCCGACCGTCCTGCAAGCCGCCCAACTGGACGAAAAAGTAGCCGCCGCCTTCGAACAGGTGCCGGTCACGCTGAGCATCAACGGACAGACCCGGAAGCTATCGATCGAGCCACGGGTAACGTTGCTGGATCTGCTGCGCGAGCAACTGGACCTGACCGGCACCAAAAAAGGGTGTGATTACGGCCAGTGCGGCGCTTGTACCGTACACATCGACGGGGAGCGCGTCAACGCCTGTTTGTCGCTCGCGGTGATGCAGGAGGGCAAGAAAATCACGACCATCGAAGGCCTGGCGCAGGGCGACGCGTTGCACCCGATGCAGGCGGCGTTTCTGAAACACGACGGCTACCAGTGTGGCTACTGCACGCCGGGACAGATCATGTCGGCGGTGGCGTGCCTTCAGGAAGGCCACGCCAATTCGGAGGAGGAAGTGCGGGAATACATGAGCGGCAACCTCTGCCGGTGCGGCGCTTATCCCAACATTGTGAAGGCCATTATGGACGTTAAAAACGGAGAGAAATGA
- a CDS encoding serine hydrolase domain-containing protein — protein sequence MIRFFFFLSFLFLLWHQPTSVEAQRARKSATPYYPGPDPDWQHKTPAEVGMNAAQLQQAIDFAIAHDNPAPRDMKLAQVQSFGKEPFGEGIGPFKERGEPTGVVVRHGYVVAEWGEPLRVDMTHSVTKSFLSSVVGVAVDRGMIRSVRDTVRPYVAPVQVYQPVRLTSPADGVDAPDLLLPFETPHNRTITWDDLLRQTSDWEGTLWGKPDWADRPDKDATTWRTRARQAPGTTYKYNDVRVNVLALAALSVWRRPLPQVLKETIMDPIGASPTWRWWGYENSWVVLDGQLIQSVSGGGHWGGGMFIHAYDMARFGYLTLRRGRWNGQPLLSDDWVQLATTPTQPQPTYGFMNWFLNTDRTFIPSAPASAFAHVGNGTNMVYVDPEHDLVVVMRWIENGSIDEFIRQVLASIEK from the coding sequence ATGATCAGATTCTTTTTTTTCCTCTCCTTTCTTTTTCTCCTGTGGCATCAGCCCACGTCGGTCGAGGCGCAGCGTGCGCGCAAATCCGCAACTCCGTACTATCCCGGTCCTGATCCGGACTGGCAGCACAAAACGCCCGCGGAGGTGGGGATGAACGCGGCGCAACTGCAACAGGCCATCGACTTTGCCATTGCGCACGACAACCCTGCGCCGCGCGACATGAAACTGGCCCAGGTGCAGAGCTTCGGGAAAGAGCCGTTTGGCGAGGGCATCGGGCCGTTCAAGGAACGGGGTGAGCCGACCGGCGTGGTGGTGCGGCATGGCTACGTGGTGGCCGAGTGGGGCGAGCCCCTGCGGGTGGACATGACGCACAGCGTGACGAAAAGTTTTCTGTCGTCGGTTGTCGGGGTGGCGGTCGACCGGGGGATGATTCGCAGCGTGCGGGACACGGTTCGGCCCTACGTCGCTCCGGTGCAGGTCTACCAGCCGGTACGCCTGACCAGCCCCGCCGATGGGGTGGATGCGCCTGATCTGCTGCTGCCCTTCGAGACGCCGCACAACCGGACCATCACCTGGGACGATCTGCTGCGGCAAACCAGCGATTGGGAAGGCACGCTCTGGGGAAAACCCGACTGGGCCGACCGTCCCGACAAAGATGCCACCACGTGGCGCACCCGCGCGCGGCAGGCGCCCGGCACGACCTATAAATACAACGACGTGCGGGTGAACGTGCTGGCCTTGGCCGCCCTTTCCGTGTGGCGTCGGCCGTTGCCGCAGGTGCTGAAGGAGACGATCATGGACCCCATCGGCGCGTCGCCGACCTGGCGGTGGTGGGGCTACGAAAACTCGTGGGTCGTGCTGGACGGGCAACTGATCCAGTCGGTCAGTGGGGGAGGGCACTGGGGCGGCGGCATGTTCATCCACGCCTACGACATGGCCCGGTTCGGCTACCTGACGCTGCGTCGCGGCCGGTGGAACGGGCAGCCGCTTCTGTCCGACGACTGGGTGCAACTGGCCACCACTCCGACCCAGCCGCAACCAACGTACGGCTTTATGAACTGGTTTCTCAACACCGACCGCACGTTCATCCCGTCGGCTCCGGCCAGCGCGTTTGCGCATGTCGGAAACGGCACCAACATGGTGTACGTGGACCCCGAGCACGATTTGGTTGTGGTGATGCGCTGGATCGAGAACGGCTCCATCGACGAGTTTATCCGACAGGTACTGGCCTCAATCGAGAAGTAG